From the genome of Danio rerio strain Tuebingen ecotype United States chromosome 2, GRCz12tu, whole genome shotgun sequence, one region includes:
- the LOC137487776 gene encoding uncharacterized protein translates to MSSSEKHSLRTRSACTRSSRHSTKSAASAAALEARAKAEAALTRATYAQKEIEVKVKQAQVQAQLKVEEARLEATLNALQQEREAEAAAAEASVFEAAADIRGTDQLSDNQDPHSSHNSLQRTKEYVEDQQKYKEGYMSEFAETTEQKPLASNLVDVQQPQPIEQDNSFKSMPARQSAIKIVTNAATPLIPTTQAGAIKREGANTSLFKSAVPDALPPRHNASLTSPPHSHCNEHYNARSEVFELAKFLARRDLLTGGLSRFNDKPENYWAWKSSFCNAIEGLDLKPSEELDLLVQWLGPESTEHARRIRSVHITYPDVGLSMVWKRLEDCYGSAEAMEAALFNKLECFPKLSNKDHQRLRELGDLLLELKIAKAEGYLPGLTFLDTSRGISSILEKLPFNLQEKWMLQGTRYKQEYGVSFPPFSFFCDFICGEARMRNDHSFKLTTQNVSLSRCEKYPKAIRAPVTVHKTEIDNATQRNKFNRTNDNLNRQCPIHKKPHPLRKCRGFREKTLLDRKAFLRENSICFKCCSSTTHQAKDCKAVIQCSECNSDKHIAALHNGPAPWLEKKDTEPSADYGGEQEEFLSPVATSSCTKVCGDPNSRKSCSKICLVNVYPEGEPHNKRKVYAVIDDQSNRSLARSAFFEMFKVEDNTAPYMLRTCAGIAKTEGRRADGFIVESFDGKTSLALPSLIECNLIPNNRSEIPTPEAAQYHSHLRSVASKIPSLDPKAKILLLLRRDLIQVHKVEEQCNGPLHAPFAQRLALGWVIVGDICLNGAHKPATVDVFKTHILANGRPSYMSPCPNSMFVKDYFSLHNEPKTSLIPKQKTLSASEECSIGESVFRCTKNDEKTAPSMDDLAFLKIMEDQFHQDESNSWVAPLPFRSPRQRLPNNKVQANNRLMLLTRKLRKHPEVKKHFVDFMGKIFENGHVELAPQLQENEECWYLPMFGVYHPKKPGQIGVVFDSSAQHQGVSLNDVLLTGPNANNSLLGVLLRFRKERVAVMADIQQMFHSFVVAKEHRNFLRFLWYANSDLNSEVREYRMRVHVFGNSPSPAVAIYGLRRAALTGEQDYGFEARHFVERNFYVDDGLTSFPTEEEAIKLLKDTQEMLAQSNLHLHKIASNKVEVMKAFPSEDLAKELKNLDLNTGLPSVQRSLGVSWDMSEDVFIFQVADQMRPYTRRGVLSTINSLFDPFGFAAPVVIQGRLLLRTLTTESCDWDAPLSSEKFKEWKIWRDSLKKLELVKIPRTYATISLHQAQRREMCVFCDASTNAIAAVAYSKITSISGNVEVGFIFGKVKLAPRPEISVPRLELCAAVLAVEIAEIIADEIDIKLDVVTFYSDSKVVLGYICNRSRKFHVYVHNRVQRIQRSTHPEQWKYVPTDQNPADQATRSVPAADLSHSMWLTGPRFLFNTTQEMSHTGPFAMIHPDLDIEVRSQVISCATHTSRRELDPKRFERFSSWHTLVRAIARLVHITHSFQKDNDKSTCRGWHICDKPCSVEDLERAKSILIHSVQAECYSEELKCLKGGRGIPKQSPLCNLTPYVDELGLLRVGGRLSQASLDRDEVCPIILPGQCHITSLLIQHYHKQVEHQGRAFTEGALREAGFWIIGGKRRISSVIFQCVKCRRLRGKFLTQRMSDLPPERLSIDPPFSFVGVDIFGPWMVTSRRTRGGQANSKRWAVLFTCMSTRAIHIEVIESMDSSSFINALCRFFAVRGPAKQLRSDCGTNFVGACKELKMEAITDDRKVQEYLSNKSCIWIFNPPHSSHMGGSWERMIGVSRRILESMLQGIAPSKLSHEVLTTFMAEVTAIVNNRPLVPVSTDPDAPLILTPATLLTQKSSAVLPPPGEFGEKDLFVRQWRQVQSLANTFWNRWRKEYLATLQNRRKWQNESSNLQVGDVVLLKDSHAKRNDWPMGIVMETFPGRDGRVRKVEVKVVKDGVSKTFLRPISNVVLLLSPKTE, encoded by the coding sequence ATGTCTTCATCTGAGAAACATAGTCTAAGAACAAGATCGGCATGTACTCGATCATCAAGACACTCAACCAAGTCTGCAGCAAGTGCAGCAGCATTGGAGGCCCGTGCGAAGGCAGAAGCTGCACTAACTAGAGCCACATATGCACAAAAAGAGATAGAAGTGAAAGTAAAGCAAGCTCAAGTACAAGCTCAGCTTAAAGTGGAGGAGGCTCGTCTGGAGgctacactaaatgcactacaacaAGAAAGAGAGGCAGAAGCGGCTGCAGCTGAGGCATCAGTGTTTGAGGCTGCAGCAGATATAAGGGGCACAGATCAACTCTCTGATAATCAAGACCCACATTCTTCACACAATTCTCTGCAAAGAACTAAAGAATATGTTGAAGACCAGCAAAAATATAAAGAAGGTTACATGTCAGAGTTTGCAGAAACCACTGAACAGAAGCCACTAGCTTCTAATCTGGTTGATGTTCAACAGCCTCAACCCATCGAGCAAGATAATTCATTTAAAAGTATGCCAGCAAGACAGTCAGCAATTAAAATTGTCACTAATGCTGCTACCCCTCTTATCCCTACCACTCAGGCTGGAGCGATCAAAAGAGAAGGTGCAAACACATCATTGTTTAAATCAGCAGTGCCTGATGCACTACCTCCAAGACACAACGCTTCACTCACAAGCCCCCCACACTCACATTGCAATGAGCACTATAATGCTCGCTCAGAAGTGTTTGAGCTTGCAAAGTTTCTAGCTCGACGTGATCTTCTGACAGGTGGGCTTTCAAGATTTAATGACAAGCCAGAGAACTATTGGGCATGGAAGTCCAGCTTTTGCAATGCTATTGAAGGACTTGATCTTAAACCTAGTGAGGAACTAGACCTACTTGTTCAGTGGCTGGGTCCAGAATCGACTGAACATGCAAGACGCATTAGGTCAGTTCATATTACTTATCCTGATGTTGGGCTCAGCATGGTCTGGAAACGGCTAGAGGATTGCTATGGTTCAGCCGAAGCTATGGAGGCAGCGCTCTTTAACAAGCTTGAATGTTTCCCTAAGCTGTCAAACAAGGATCATCAACGTCTCAGAGAGCTGGGAGACCTACTCCTTGAATTAAAGATAGCCAAAGCTGAAGGTTATCTGCCAGGCCTGACCTTCTTGGATACTTCAAGAGGCATCAGCTCCATCCTAGAGAAACTGCCATTTAATTTGCAAGAAAAATGGATGTTGCAAGGAACTCGTTACAAACAGGAGTATGGAGTTAGTTTTCCTCCTTTTTCATTCTTTTGTGATTTCATTTGTGGTGAGGCCCGCATGAGAAATGATCACAGCTTTAAACTGACTACACAAAATGTGTCATTATCCAGATGTGAAAAATATCCAAAGGCAATCAGAGCTCCTGTTACTGTCCACAAAACAGAAATTGACAATGCCACTCAAAGAAATAAATTTAATAGGACAAATGATAACCTCAACAGACAATGTCCTATTCATAAAAAGCCACATCCCCTCAGAAAGTGTAGAGGTTTCAGGGAGAAAACCTTGCTGGACAGGAAAGCTTTCCTCAGAGAGAACTCCATTTGCTTTAAATGCTGTTCCTCGACTACCCACCAGGCAAAGGATTGTAAGGCAGTAATCCAGTGCTCTGAATGCAACAGTGACAAGCACATAGCCGCTCTACACAATGGTCCAGCCCCCTGGTTAGAAAAAAAGGATACAGAACCTTCAGCAGATTATGGCGGGGAGCAGGAAGAATTTCTTTCTCCAGTTGCAACATCTTCCTGTACAAAAGTATGTGGGGATCCAAATAGCAGAAAGTCATGTTCAAAGATCTGCTTGGTAAATGTATATCCAGAAGGTGAGCCTCATAACAAAAGGAAGGTTTACGCAGTCATAGATGATCAGAGTAATAGGTCTCTGGCGAGATCAGCCTTTTTTGAGATGTTTAAAGTTGAAGACAACACAGCACCTTACATGCTCAGAACATGTGCGGGCATTGCAAAGACTGAAGGACGAAGAGCTGATGGATTTATAGTAGAATCCTTCGATGGAAAGACATCTCTTGCTCTTCCATCACTGATAGAATGTAATCTCATCCCAAACAACAGATCAGAGATTCCTACTCCAGAGGCAGCACAATACCATAGTCATTTAAGATCGGTAGCCTCTAAAATTCCAAGTCTAGATCCAAAGGCCAAAATTCTGCTTCTGCTCAGGAGAGATCTCATTCAGGTACATAAAGTGGAGGAACAATGTAATGGACCACTACATGCTCCCTTTGCCCAGAGGCTGGCCCTTGGGTGGGTGATAGTTGGAGATATCTGCCTAAACGGAGCCCACAAACCTGCTACAGTGGATGTTTTTAAGACTCACATCTTAGCAAATGGACGCCCCAGCTACATGAGTCCCTGTCCAAACAGCATGTTTGTGAAGGACTATTTCAGTCTGCACAATGAGCCAAAAACTTCATTGATCCCCAAGCAGAAAACCTTATCAGCATCTGAAGAATGTTCCATTGGAGAGTCAGTTTTTCGCTGCACAAAGAATGATGAAAAAACAGCTCCCTCCATGGATGACTTGGCATTCTTGAAGATTATGGAAGATCAATTCCATCAGGATGAATCCAATAGCTGGGTTGCCCCTCTACCATTTCGCAGCCCTCGGCAGCGCCTCCCGAACAATAAGGTTCAAGCCAACAATCGTCTTATGTTGCTGACACGCAAACTAAGAAAGCACCCAGAGGTAAAGAAGCACTTTGTGGATTTTATGGGCAAAATCTTTGAAAATGGCCATGTAGAGTTGGCACCACAGTTACAGGAAAATGAAGAGTGCTGGTATCTGCCCATGTTTGGGGTGTACCATCCTAAGAAACCTGGACAGATAGGAGTGGTGTTCGACTCCAGTGCACAACATCAAGGAGTGTCACTAAATGATGTTCTCCTCACTGGCCCTAATGCAAACAATAGCCTTTTGGGGGTATTACTGCGATTCAGGAAAGAACGAGTAGCAGTGATGGCTgatatccagcaaatgtttcacTCATTTGTGGTAGCAAAAGAACATCGTAATTTCCTACGATTTCTTTGGTATGCCAACAGTGACTTAAACAGTGAGGTGCGAGAGTATCGCAtgcgagtgcatgtttttggtaACAGCCCATCTCCAGCAGTTGCCATATATGGACTCAGAAGAGCTGCTCTCACAGGCGAGCAAGACTATGGATTTGAGGCAAGGCACTTTGTGGAAAGAAACTTTTATGTGGATGATGGCCTTACCTCCTTCCCCACAGAAGAGGAAGCCATCAAACTGCTCAAAGACACTCAGGAAATGCTGGCCCAGTCTAATCTGCATCTTCACAAGATTGCTTCAAATAAAGTGGAAGTTATGAAAGCATTTCCTTCAGAGGATCTTGCAAAGGAGTTAAAGAACCTAGATCTGAATACTGGACTCCCATCAGTCCAAAGAAGTCTTGGAGTGAGTTGGGACATGAGTGAAGATGTGTTTATCTTTCAAGTTGCAGATCAGATGAGACCATACACCAGACGTGGGGTTCTGTCAACGATAAATAGTTTGTTCGACCCATTTGGGTTTGCTGCACCTGTTGTCATTCAAGGCAGACTTCTACTCAGAACACTAACCACAGAATCTTGTGACTGGGATGCACCTCTATCAAGTGAGAAATTCAAGGAATGGAAGATTTGGAGAGACTCGTTAAAGAAGCTTGAGCTTGTCAAAATCCCTCGCACATATGCCACCATCTCTCTTCATCAAGCGCAAAGAAGAGAAATGTGTGTCTTCTGTGATGCGTCCACAAATGCCATTGCAGCTGTCGCATACAGCAAAATTACCAGTATAAGTGGTAATGTAGAAGTTGGATTCATATTTGGCAAGGTTAAACTAGCTCCGCGACCAGAGATCTCTGTCCCTAGACTTGAACTGTGTGCAGCTGTTCTGGCTGTGGAAATAGCTGAAATTATTGCAGACGAAATTGACATCAAGCTGGATGTTGTGACATTCTATTCAGACAGCAAGGTTGTCTTAGGTTACATCTGTAATAGATCCAGGAAGTTTCATGTGTATGTGCACAACAGAGTGCAAAGGATTCAGAGGTCCACACACCCTGAGCAGTGGAAATACGTCCCAACCGATCAAAACCCTGCTGACCAAGCCACAAGATCTGTTCCAGCAGCTGATCTTTCCCATAGCATGTGGTTGACTGGTCCCAGATTCTTGTTTAATACAACACAGGAAATGTCTCACACAGGTCCCTTTGCCATGATACATCCAGATTTGGACATTGAAGTACGCTCCCAGGTTATTTCCTGTGCCACTCACACTTCAAGAAGAGAGTTAGATCCCAAACGCTTTGAGAGATTCTCAAGCTGGCATACACTGGTTCGGGCAATAGCCAGACTTGTGCACATAACTCATTCTTTTCAGAAGGATAACGATAAAAGCACTTGTAGAGGCTGGCACATATGTGACAAACCCTGCTCAGTAGAAGACCTTGAAAGAGCGAAGTCCATCCTCATCCATAGTGTACAAGCAGAATGCTACTCAGAAGAGCTGAAATGCCTTAAGGGAGGCAGGGGCATTCCAAAACAAAGTCCTCTTTGCAATCTAACACCTTATGTAGACGAACTCGGCCTGCTCAGGGTCGGTGGCCGCCTCTCGCAAGCGAGCCTTGATAGAGATGAAGTGTGCCCAATAATTCTCCCCGGACAGTGTCACATCACATCTCTTCTCATTCAACATTATCACAAACAAGTTGAACATCAGGGACGGGCCTTTACTGAGGGTGCCTTAAGAGAGGCTGGCTTCTGGATCATAGGTGGCAAAAGGCGCATCAGTAGTGTGATTTTTCAGTGTGTAAAGTGCCGCAGACTGCGAGGGAAGTTTTTAACTCAAAGAATGTCTGACTTACCTCCTGAAAGGCTCAGCATAGACCCTCCATTCTCCTTTGTAGGGGTGGATATTTTTGGACCTTGGATGGTCACCTCACGTCGAACTAGAGGAGGACAAGCAAACTCAAAACGCTGGGCAGTCTTGTTCACATGTATGAGCACAAGGGCCATACATATAGAAGTCATAGAATCAATGGATAGCTCCAGCTTTATAAACGCTCTCTGCCGTTTCTTTGCTGTTCGAGGTCCGGCAAAGCAGTTGAGGTCAGACTGCGGTACCAACTTTGTTGGAGCGTGCAAGGAGCTAAAGATGGAGGCAATTACAGATGACAGGAAGGTACAAGAATATCTGAGTAACAAGAGCTGCATTTGGATATTTAATCCTCCCCACTCATCCCACATGGGGGGAAGCTGGGAGCGTATGATCGGAGTCTCAAGACGCATCCTTGAATCTATGCTACAAGGAATCGCACCATCAAAGTTATCCCATGAGGTTTTGACCACCTTTATGGCGGAAGTCACAGCTATAGTTAACAACCGTCCACTAGTGCCTGTGTCTACGGATCCAGATGCTCCATTAATTCTTACCCCAGCAACTCTACTGACTCAGAAGTCTTCAGCAGTTCTTCCTCCGCCAGGAGAATTTGGCGAGAAGGATCTCTTTGTTCGTCAGTGGAGACAGGTTCAGAGCTTGGCCAATACATTCTGGAATCGTTGGAGGAAAGAATATCTTGCCACCTTACAAAACCGCAGAAAATGGCAAAATGAGAGCTCCAATCTACAAGTGGGAGATGTTGTGCTGTTAAAAGACAGCCATGCTAAGAGGAATGACTGGCCCATGGGAATTGTGATGGAAACATTTCCTGGGAGAGACGGGAGAGTAAGAAAGGTTGAGGTCAAGGTGGTAAAAGACGGAGTGTCCAAGACGTTTTTACGACCTATATCGAATGTTGTTTTACTGTTGTCTCCAAAGACTGAGTAA